The proteins below are encoded in one region of Apium graveolens cultivar Ventura chromosome 4, ASM990537v1, whole genome shotgun sequence:
- the LOC141719351 gene encoding uncharacterized protein LOC141719351 has product MASKKTSYIGKDLSPRRNNVTPLRQPLPPPHHKVINFISGGSDICGLTYSQAKRASRETDIRVTQMGVGNDNLISLIFDESNKKNIREPQQVGLVISLPVGNCLIKRILVDNGSATNIMMLSTLTQMGLEESDMIKKLTTLVGFSGETKHTLGEITLPIYAQGVNLLEKFCIIDVDSSYNIIMGRPWIHKLKVVPSTYHQVLAQEIRGDQNMARDCYMTCLKSTVQHQGNETPVATVTGPEKLAEVDLTEGDKKVLVGEELSPSIEANLINLLTTRLDAFAWEHDDITGIDPNVITHNLYMDPSYTPVQQK; this is encoded by the coding sequence ATGGCATCAAAGAAGACATCTTATATTGGGAAGGACCTGTCTCCAAGAAGAAACAACGTGACACCATTAAGACAGCCACTGCCCCCACCACATCACAAGGTGATCAACTTCATCTCAGGAGGGTCAGATATATGTGGATTAACATATTCACAAGCTAAGAGAGCATCCAGAGAAACAGACATACGAGTCACACAAATGGGGGTTGGAAATGACAATCTGATATCCTTAATATTTGATGAATCAAACAAAAAGAACATACGAGAACCACAACAAGTTGGACTGGTCATCTCACTACCCGTAGGAAACTGCTTGATTAAAAGAATATTGGTGGACAATGGGAGTGCTACCAACATCATGATGCTTAGCACGTTGACACAAATGGGATTGGAAGAAAGTGACATGATCAAGAAGTTGACAACATTAGTGGGGTTTAGTGGTGAGACAAAACACACATTGGGGGAGATCACGCTGCCAATATATGCCCAAGGGGTCAATCTCCTGGAAAAATTCTGCATAATTGATGTGGATTCGAGTTACAACATAATCATGGGAAGACCATGGATACACAAATTGAAGGTGGTACCATCAACATATCATCAAGTACTAGCTCAGGAAATAAGAGGGGATCAAAATATGGCTCGGGACTGTTACATGACGTGTCTGAAGTCAACTGTCCAACATCAGGGAAACGAGACGCCTGTAGCCACGGTAACGGGGCCGGAAAAATTAGCTGAAGTAGATTTGACAGAAGGAGACAAAAAAGTATTAGTTGGTGAAGAACTTTCTCCATCAATTGAAGCCAATTTGATAAATTTATTAACCACAAGGCTGGACGCTTTTGCATGGGAACATGACGATATAACGGGAATCGATCCAAATGTCATAACACACAATCTATACATGGATCCTAGCTACACACCCGTCCAACAAAAATGA